The proteins below are encoded in one region of Zerene cesonia ecotype Mississippi chromosome 26, Zerene_cesonia_1.1, whole genome shotgun sequence:
- the LOC119837055 gene encoding WAP, Kazal, immunoglobulin, Kunitz and NTR domain-containing protein — MSTMGSLAIVTLFAIVLIAAYSEAATGSCPLPSKVYSCSPKCQQTYDCSHGKVCCPNSCNAKSCVDLATVAGGNNDKYSQSGGAGVFCNNQKCSPFEKCKLDPATKKMKCMRA; from the exons ATGTCTACAATGG GTTCTCTAGCAATCGTGACACTTTTTGCCATCGTTCTCATCGCCGCTTATTCAGAAGCCG CTACTGGCAGCTGTCCTCTCCCTTCGAAGGTCTACAGCTGCAGTCCAAAATGCCAGCAGACTTACGACTGCAGCCACGGGAAGGTGTGCTGCCCTAACTCATGCAACGCCAAGTCCTGCGTTGATTTAGCCACTGTTGCAGGtggaaataatgataaatactcACAgt CTGGTGGTGCAGGCGTATTTTGCAATAATCAAAAATGCAGTCCCTTCGAGAAATGTAAACTGGACCCTGCCACGAAGAAAATGAAGTGCATGCgggcataa